In a single window of the Amycolatopsis sp. cg5 genome:
- a CDS encoding S8 family serine peptidase — MLGVILLSTALPAVADAATPAETRLIHLAGRTFDPLAQRSAPISAGWRGAYLLQVRDGLTDTQRQKLRGLGVRIGSYIPDFAYVVRMSEKARKSVSELEFVRWVGEYRASDKVELSIASAGRYLVTLVETDTADQRVIAEQILRLGGGVEAISESGQHIVAMLGAGQASALAQSPAVLAVGAVSDPETDMANAREAGGANYLESVAGYRGQGVRGEVMDGGVRATHQEFQAKPVLLHGSNSTDTGHGTSTYGEIFASGVSAPHRGLLPEGQGIFATNNKSDRYGHTKQLVDPAGPYRAVFQSNSWGGGLTTAYTSVSAEMDRIVFDHDLLICQSQSNAGSTQSRPQAWAKNVLSVGGQYHYNTLSRTDDKWNGGASIGPAADGRIKPELSNYYDRIDTTSSSSNTSYTASFGGTSGATPITCGNAGLLFQMWADGVFDGGPGKARDVFAGRPHAATAKALLINGADQYPFTGTTSDMTRTHQGWGTANLRTLHEAAKANGWKLPVLVNETDLLSTGQSKKYTVNVSAAKPFKATLAYTDPAGSPSASVARVNDLSLKVTAPDGTVYYGNNGLRAGNFSTSGGVPNTVDTVENVLLQSAAAGTWTVEVLATQVNVDAHKETAATDADYALVVS; from the coding sequence ATGCTGGGCGTAATCCTGCTGAGCACCGCACTGCCCGCCGTAGCGGATGCCGCGACGCCCGCCGAAACCCGGCTCATTCACTTGGCCGGACGGACTTTCGACCCGCTCGCGCAGCGGTCGGCTCCGATATCGGCAGGCTGGCGAGGCGCTTACCTGCTGCAAGTCCGCGACGGTCTCACCGACACGCAGCGACAGAAACTGCGCGGACTCGGTGTGCGAATCGGTTCCTATATCCCCGATTTCGCCTACGTCGTGCGCATGTCCGAAAAAGCGCGGAAATCGGTCTCGGAATTGGAATTCGTCCGCTGGGTCGGTGAATACCGCGCGTCGGACAAGGTCGAACTTTCCATCGCGTCGGCCGGTCGTTACCTCGTCACGCTGGTCGAGACGGACACGGCCGACCAGCGCGTGATCGCCGAGCAGATCCTGCGGCTCGGCGGAGGAGTCGAGGCGATCTCGGAGAGCGGCCAGCACATCGTCGCCATGCTCGGCGCGGGCCAGGCTTCGGCGCTCGCCCAGTCGCCGGCGGTGCTCGCGGTCGGCGCGGTCTCCGATCCCGAGACGGACATGGCGAACGCCCGCGAGGCAGGCGGCGCGAATTACCTGGAGTCGGTGGCCGGGTACCGCGGGCAGGGCGTGCGCGGCGAGGTGATGGACGGCGGAGTGCGTGCGACGCACCAGGAATTCCAGGCCAAGCCGGTACTCCTGCACGGCTCGAACTCGACCGACACCGGCCACGGGACCTCGACCTACGGCGAGATCTTCGCGTCCGGGGTGAGCGCGCCGCACCGAGGCCTGCTGCCGGAAGGGCAAGGCATCTTCGCCACCAACAACAAGTCCGACCGCTACGGCCACACGAAACAGCTCGTCGACCCGGCGGGCCCGTACCGCGCGGTGTTCCAGAGCAACAGCTGGGGCGGCGGCCTGACCACGGCGTACACCTCAGTGTCGGCCGAGATGGACCGGATCGTCTTCGATCACGATCTGCTGATCTGCCAGTCGCAGAGCAACGCGGGCTCGACGCAGTCACGACCGCAGGCGTGGGCGAAGAACGTGCTCTCGGTCGGCGGCCAGTACCACTACAACACGCTGAGCCGCACCGACGACAAGTGGAACGGCGGCGCCAGCATCGGCCCGGCGGCCGACGGCCGCATCAAGCCGGAACTGTCCAACTACTACGACCGCATCGACACGACGTCGTCGTCGAGCAACACCTCGTACACGGCCTCGTTCGGTGGCACGAGCGGCGCGACCCCGATCACCTGCGGTAACGCGGGCCTGCTGTTCCAGATGTGGGCGGACGGCGTCTTCGACGGCGGACCGGGCAAGGCGCGTGACGTCTTCGCCGGCCGCCCGCACGCGGCGACCGCGAAAGCGTTGCTGATCAACGGCGCCGACCAGTACCCGTTCACCGGCACCACGAGTGACATGACCCGCACGCATCAGGGCTGGGGCACCGCGAACCTGCGCACCCTGCACGAAGCCGCGAAGGCGAACGGCTGGAAACTCCCGGTGCTGGTCAACGAGACCGATCTGCTGAGCACCGGCCAGTCGAAGAAGTACACGGTGAACGTCAGCGCGGCCAAGCCGTTCAAGGCGACGCTGGCCTACACGGACCCGGCGGGCTCACCGAGCGCTTCGGTCGCGCGGGTCAACGACCTGAGCCTGAAGGTCACCGCGCCGGACGGGACCGTGTACTACGGCAACAACGGCTTGCGCGCGGGCAACTTCTCGACTTCGGGCGGCGTGCCGAACACGGTCGACACCGTCGAGAACGTCCTGCTGCAGAGCGCGGCCGCGGGCACCTGGACCGTCGAGGTCCTCGCGACCCAGGTCAACGTGGACGCGCACAAGGAGACCGCGGCCACGGACGCCGACTACGCGCTGGTCGTCTCCTAG
- a CDS encoding toxic anion resistance protein yields the protein MEFTLTPPEPVEPIPVERAAGLVALDPEVAAAAEERAAHFAGKLAELDVRAPEFTTRLDELLSVGESDMRAAATVAGAMLDRSARALAEQRSPQQQVTLSLAGLRRTVRELDPAQLPLTGRKVLGLIPIAGSARKALERYRAANEPVNALVIELRTRQDVLRRDNAAIKGERERLWQTMGKLSEAAALAGAVDAAVERQAEIFDLADPAKANTLRADVLHPIRQRHQDILTQLAVSAQGYLALDLIKRSNDELIRGVERAVSTTVSALRIALVISAALANQRDVLSEVDALQSTTDGLIKANSELLSLQSAEIRKASSDPAVGTETIRQSFERIYAAIDAMDEFKAGAAATMSVTVEALAGEIRRAEDYLRRSHEGA from the coding sequence ATGGAGTTCACCCTCACCCCGCCGGAGCCGGTCGAGCCCATTCCCGTCGAACGCGCGGCCGGGCTCGTCGCGCTCGACCCCGAGGTGGCCGCGGCCGCCGAAGAGCGGGCCGCGCACTTCGCCGGGAAACTGGCCGAACTCGACGTCCGCGCGCCGGAGTTCACCACGCGGCTCGACGAGCTGCTGTCCGTCGGCGAGTCCGACATGCGTGCCGCCGCGACCGTGGCGGGCGCCATGCTCGACCGGTCCGCGCGGGCACTGGCCGAGCAGCGGTCACCGCAGCAGCAGGTCACGCTGAGCCTGGCCGGGCTGCGGCGGACCGTGCGCGAGCTCGATCCGGCGCAGCTGCCGCTGACCGGGCGCAAGGTGCTCGGGCTGATCCCGATCGCGGGCAGCGCGCGCAAGGCGCTCGAGCGGTATCGCGCGGCGAACGAGCCGGTCAACGCGCTGGTCATCGAGCTGCGCACGCGTCAAGACGTGCTGCGGCGCGACAACGCGGCCATCAAGGGCGAGCGCGAACGGCTCTGGCAGACCATGGGCAAGCTGTCCGAGGCCGCGGCGCTCGCGGGCGCGGTCGACGCGGCGGTCGAGCGGCAGGCGGAGATCTTCGACCTCGCCGACCCGGCGAAGGCCAACACCCTGCGCGCGGACGTGCTGCACCCGATCCGCCAGCGGCACCAGGACATCCTGACCCAGCTCGCGGTCAGCGCGCAGGGCTACCTCGCACTCGATTTGATCAAGCGCAGCAACGACGAGCTGATCCGCGGTGTCGAGCGCGCGGTCTCGACCACTGTCTCGGCGCTGCGGATCGCCTTGGTGATCAGTGCCGCGCTGGCGAACCAGCGCGACGTTCTGTCCGAAGTGGACGCCTTGCAGTCCACAACGGACGGTCTGATCAAGGCGAACAGCGAGCTGCTCTCGTTGCAGAGCGCCGAAATCCGCAAGGCGAGCAGTGACCCCGCGGTGGGCACGGAGACGATCAGGCAGTCGTTCGAGCGGATCTACGCCGCCATCGACGCCATGGACGAGTTCAAGGCGGGCGCGGCGGCGACGATGTCCGTCACGGTCGAGGCGCTCGCGGGGGAGATCCGGCGCGCCGAGGACTACCTGCGCCGGTCACACGAGGGGGCTTGA
- a CDS encoding substrate-binding domain-containing protein has protein sequence MRKLIAALAVTVLAAGCGSDAEPAGPQPGVLRVLAGSELADMQPILDEAAQATGVQVKFTFTGTLEGAEELANGSADGKYDAVWFSSNRYPQAVPEAAKRLGNQVKIMSSPVVLGLAKPAADRLGWSGKRVGWAEIADAAGKKAFTYGMTDPSASNSGFSALVAVASALAGTGSAVTAEQIGAVTPALTQFFSAQTLSAGSSGWLSDAFQRRAAGQDPGAKVDGLINYESVLLSMKPAEPLTLVYPSDGVVTADYPLTLLTGANDDARAAHQKLADHLRTPDLQRKIMTTTQRRPVVPGVELGTQFAQRDLIELPFPATQQSVDALLSAYFNKIRRPSRTLYVLDTSGSMRGDRIESLRSALAGLTGADDSLTGRYRRFRGREEITVLPFNSVPGTPRTFTVPEADPQAELAKIKDYTQGLEASGGTAIYDSLKQAYTQLGAADPDRFTSIVLMTDGENANGSDVGDFQRAFGALPVESRRIPVFTVLFGEGSSDELTTVATLTGGKVFDARTTALAKVFQEIRGYQ, from the coding sequence ATGAGGAAGCTGATCGCGGCGCTGGCCGTCACCGTGCTCGCGGCCGGGTGCGGCTCGGACGCCGAACCCGCCGGGCCGCAACCGGGCGTGCTGCGCGTGCTCGCCGGCAGCGAACTCGCCGACATGCAGCCGATTCTCGACGAGGCCGCGCAGGCGACCGGCGTGCAGGTCAAATTCACCTTCACCGGCACGCTCGAAGGCGCCGAGGAGCTGGCGAACGGCAGCGCCGACGGCAAGTACGACGCGGTTTGGTTCTCTTCGAACCGGTACCCGCAGGCGGTGCCGGAGGCGGCGAAGCGGCTCGGCAATCAGGTCAAGATCATGAGCTCGCCGGTGGTGCTCGGGCTCGCGAAGCCGGCGGCCGACCGGCTGGGCTGGAGCGGCAAGCGCGTCGGCTGGGCCGAGATCGCCGACGCCGCGGGCAAGAAGGCCTTCACCTACGGCATGACCGACCCGTCGGCGTCCAACTCGGGCTTCTCGGCGCTGGTCGCCGTCGCGTCCGCGCTGGCCGGGACGGGCAGCGCGGTCACCGCCGAGCAGATCGGCGCGGTGACGCCCGCGCTCACTCAGTTCTTCAGCGCGCAAACGCTTTCCGCTGGGTCTTCCGGCTGGCTCTCCGACGCCTTCCAGCGCCGCGCGGCGGGCCAGGACCCGGGCGCGAAGGTCGACGGGCTGATCAACTACGAGTCCGTGCTGCTGTCGATGAAGCCGGCCGAACCGCTGACACTGGTGTATCCGAGCGACGGCGTGGTGACGGCCGACTATCCGCTGACGCTGCTCACCGGCGCGAACGACGACGCGCGGGCGGCACACCAGAAGCTCGCCGATCACCTGCGCACGCCCGATCTGCAGCGCAAGATCATGACCACCACCCAGCGCAGGCCGGTCGTGCCCGGCGTCGAACTCGGCACGCAGTTCGCGCAGCGCGACCTGATCGAGCTGCCGTTCCCGGCGACGCAGCAGTCCGTCGACGCGCTGCTTTCGGCCTACTTCAACAAGATCCGCCGCCCGTCGCGCACGCTGTACGTGCTCGACACCTCGGGTTCGATGCGCGGCGACCGCATCGAGTCGCTGCGCTCGGCACTGGCCGGGCTCACCGGCGCCGACGACTCGCTGACCGGGCGGTACCGGCGGTTCCGTGGCCGTGAGGAGATCACGGTGCTGCCGTTCAACTCCGTGCCGGGCACTCCGCGCACGTTCACCGTGCCCGAGGCCGATCCGCAGGCCGAACTCGCGAAGATCAAGGACTACACGCAAGGTCTCGAAGCCAGTGGCGGCACCGCGATCTACGACAGCCTCAAGCAGGCGTACACGCAGCTGGGCGCGGCCGACCCCGACCGCTTCACGTCGATCGTGCTGATGACCGACGGCGAGAACGCGAACGGATCGGACGTCGGCGACTTCCAGCGCGCGTTCGGCGCGTTGCCGGTGGAGTCGCGGCGGATCCCGGTGTTCACCGTGCTGTTCGGCGAGGGCAGTTCGGACGAGCTGACCACGGTCGCGACGCTCACCGGCGGCAAGGTCTTCGACGCGCGCACCACGGCGCTGGCCAAGGTGTTCCAGGAAATCCGCGGTTACCAGTGA
- a CDS encoding thiopeptide-type bacteriocin biosynthesis protein: protein MEWTSLHCFLHCTPEVADEFLLADVAPLLEGRSWFFIRYGEGGPHLRIRVRDADPGLAHQLHLLASKLPELEGPWPSKHGEVREIPYVPETSRYGGPLALPIAEAVFTESTQVALRVIAETPVRSERLSVATTLAVATGRALGMDRLETARWLRRHSRSWQHAEGVSLLPAPVIHSKVNAVYAGQRQALVRRIEDAYAPDWSDAVSSADSALDLGEARTWVWASQLHMLLNRMGVVPDEERAVCLLTARALLDDDETFFDEDGPDTHYLEHSKFHIGARAESAAKTIPVPERTGGTPLPHSPLPPARIGEVLTSRVSTRGALTGPLTANDLGSLLWNAHAETHHTGGHAHRPYPSAGALYTARLRLFAMAVDGVEPGCYEVVPENRALRRVGRLPSTEDLSALSGYLLRPPDDPYAITIEAAPVMLGLYVDLGMLRQRYGLRALRLGLLEAGHLAQTLLLVAAALGLGGTPINGFNDDLAHELLGLDDLTQPLQYLVPLGRL from the coding sequence GTGGAATGGACCAGCCTGCACTGTTTCCTGCACTGCACGCCGGAGGTGGCCGACGAGTTCCTGCTCGCCGACGTCGCCCCGCTGCTGGAGGGCCGGTCGTGGTTCTTCATCCGCTACGGCGAGGGCGGGCCGCATCTGCGGATCCGGGTGCGTGACGCCGATCCCGGCCTCGCGCACCAGCTGCACCTGCTGGCGTCGAAGCTGCCGGAGCTCGAAGGCCCGTGGCCGTCCAAGCACGGCGAAGTGCGGGAAATCCCTTATGTGCCAGAGACTTCCCGCTACGGCGGACCGCTGGCGCTGCCGATCGCCGAAGCGGTGTTCACGGAGTCGACCCAGGTCGCGTTGCGCGTGATCGCCGAGACGCCGGTCCGCTCGGAGCGGCTGTCCGTCGCGACGACGCTCGCCGTGGCGACCGGGCGCGCGCTCGGCATGGACCGGCTGGAGACCGCGCGCTGGCTGCGCAGGCATTCGCGCAGCTGGCAGCACGCGGAAGGCGTGTCGCTGCTGCCAGCGCCGGTCATCCACTCGAAGGTCAACGCCGTCTACGCGGGCCAGCGGCAGGCGCTCGTCCGCCGGATCGAGGACGCCTACGCGCCCGACTGGTCGGACGCGGTCAGCTCGGCCGACTCGGCGCTGGACCTGGGTGAAGCGCGGACGTGGGTGTGGGCGTCGCAGCTCCACATGCTGCTCAACCGCATGGGTGTGGTGCCGGACGAGGAACGCGCCGTCTGCCTGCTGACCGCACGCGCGCTGCTCGACGACGACGAGACGTTCTTCGACGAGGACGGTCCGGACACGCATTACCTGGAGCACAGCAAGTTCCACATCGGCGCCCGCGCCGAGTCTGCGGCGAAGACCATCCCGGTGCCGGAACGCACGGGCGGCACTCCCCTGCCGCATTCACCGTTGCCGCCGGCGCGGATCGGCGAGGTGTTGACGAGCCGAGTGTCCACTCGTGGCGCGTTGACCGGCCCGCTCACCGCGAACGATCTGGGTTCGCTGCTGTGGAACGCGCACGCGGAGACGCATCACACGGGCGGGCACGCGCACCGGCCGTATCCGAGCGCCGGCGCGCTCTACACCGCGCGGCTGCGGCTGTTCGCGATGGCGGTCGACGGCGTCGAACCCGGTTGCTACGAAGTCGTTCCGGAGAACCGGGCGCTGCGGCGGGTCGGTCGTTTACCGTCCACTGAGGACTTGTCGGCGTTGTCGGGGTACCTGCTGCGGCCGCCCGACGACCCGTACGCGATCACCATCGAAGCCGCGCCGGTGATGCTGGGTCTCTATGTCGACCTCGGCATGCTGCGGCAGCGCTACGGCCTGCGCGCGTTGCGGCTCGGCTTGCTGGAGGCCGGGCATCTCGCGCAGACGCTGCTGCTGGTCGCCGCGGCGCTCGGGCTCGGCGGCACCCCGATCAACGGCTTCAACGACGACCTCGCGCACGAACTGCTCGGCCTCGACGACCTCACCCAGCCACTGCAATATCTCGTTCCACTGGGCAGGCTGTAA
- a CDS encoding TOMM precursor leader peptide-binding protein — protein MIDALSETLPVLTLAEALAVTDGSAVVMLADWTPREAAALARHASRTDVLHLPIRFDGALVLVGPVLRRGAVGCLHCAEKQRMTTARTPRNDPDLLLGGVPSPALIDGIAALAESILLTPEPGVVWTLHSGRGTWSKHEIRPVGGCDVCAPLPDDEPERFALEPRPLPDPTVLRQPNPRTSLEDLREALHDPVFGPVQHVYRTEDSVFGLTSALIARGLPLPEGGFGRGVDFHGSERVALLEALERFAGAQPTGRRTALRASFAELGADKALDPERLGLPDPAYHGHPSAPTVPYHPDLELAWVHGWSLTRDRSVAVPEHVAYWDPPGSARVVYECSNGCGLGNSPEEAALYGLFEIAERDAFLMAWYRREPLPPVRIPGDLVTSTLVSRAAELGYRVTVVDATNDFGIPAMVAIARYEGDDQDAPRAFIAAGAHHDPATAVRSAISELVSNVGYVTRRAAAEPGWRDLDRLRRLFAEPELVLTLDDHVGVNTLPEALPRIEALIADLPEAALAEAEPVHDLTELLRATVDRLDLEVVVVRLDEPGARDRLGLSCVKVVVPGSIPMTFGHVNHRTRGLPRLGGAVFADPHPFP, from the coding sequence ATGATCGACGCGCTCAGCGAGACTCTCCCGGTCCTGACGCTGGCCGAGGCGCTGGCTGTCACCGACGGCTCAGCCGTGGTCATGCTGGCCGACTGGACCCCGCGCGAAGCCGCCGCGCTGGCCAGGCACGCATCGCGCACGGACGTCCTGCACCTGCCGATCCGCTTCGACGGCGCGCTCGTGCTCGTCGGGCCGGTGCTGCGCCGAGGCGCCGTCGGCTGCCTGCACTGCGCGGAAAAGCAGCGCATGACCACCGCGCGCACCCCGCGCAACGACCCCGACCTGCTGCTGGGCGGCGTGCCGTCACCCGCGCTGATCGACGGGATCGCCGCGCTCGCCGAGTCGATACTCCTCACGCCCGAGCCCGGCGTGGTCTGGACCCTGCACAGCGGCCGGGGCACCTGGTCGAAGCACGAGATCAGGCCGGTCGGCGGCTGCGACGTCTGCGCTCCGCTGCCGGACGACGAGCCCGAGCGGTTCGCGCTCGAACCCCGTCCGCTGCCCGATCCCACGGTACTGCGGCAGCCCAACCCGCGAACGTCCCTTGAGGACTTACGCGAAGCCTTGCACGACCCCGTGTTCGGCCCGGTCCAGCACGTCTACCGGACCGAGGACTCGGTGTTCGGCCTGACCAGCGCGCTCATCGCGCGTGGCCTGCCGTTGCCGGAAGGCGGTTTCGGGCGCGGCGTCGACTTCCACGGCAGCGAGCGGGTCGCGTTGCTCGAAGCTCTCGAACGCTTCGCGGGCGCGCAGCCGACCGGCCGCCGGACCGCGCTGCGCGCGTCGTTCGCGGAACTGGGCGCTGACAAGGCTCTCGACCCGGAACGGCTCGGCCTGCCCGATCCCGCCTACCACGGGCATCCGTCCGCGCCGACCGTGCCGTATCACCCCGATCTCGAACTCGCCTGGGTGCACGGCTGGTCGCTCACCCGCGACCGTTCGGTGGCCGTGCCCGAGCACGTCGCCTACTGGGATCCGCCCGGTTCGGCGCGGGTGGTCTACGAGTGCTCCAACGGCTGCGGGCTCGGCAACAGCCCCGAGGAAGCCGCGCTGTACGGGCTGTTCGAGATCGCCGAACGCGACGCTTTCCTGATGGCCTGGTACCGGCGCGAGCCGCTGCCGCCGGTCCGGATTCCCGGCGACCTGGTCACATCGACGCTGGTCAGCCGGGCGGCCGAACTGGGCTATCGGGTCACGGTCGTCGACGCCACCAACGATTTCGGCATCCCGGCCATGGTCGCGATCGCCCGCTACGAGGGCGACGACCAGGACGCGCCGCGGGCGTTCATCGCGGCGGGCGCGCACCACGATCCCGCGACCGCAGTCCGGTCGGCGATCTCCGAGCTGGTGTCGAACGTCGGCTACGTGACCAGGCGCGCCGCGGCCGAACCCGGCTGGCGTGACCTCGACCGGCTGCGACGGCTGTTCGCCGAACCGGAGCTGGTGCTGACGCTCGACGACCACGTCGGCGTCAACACGCTGCCGGAAGCGTTGCCGCGGATCGAAGCCCTGATCGCGGACCTGCCCGAAGCCGCGCTCGCCGAAGCCGAGCCCGTGCACGATCTGACCGAGCTGCTGCGCGCGACCGTCGACCGGCTGGACCTCGAAGTCGTGGTCGTCCGGCTCGACGAGCCCGGCGCCCGCGACCGGCTCGGCCTGTCGTGCGTGAAGGTCGTCGTGCCCGGCTCGATCCCGATGACCTTCGGACACGTGAACCACCGCACCCGTGGCCTGCCGCGGCTCGGTGGCGCGGTGTTCGCCGACCCGCACCCGTTCCCGTGA
- a CDS encoding lantibiotic dehydratase — MPEPTATRTSSACGAVLAPYALVRGAAAAYPGERAASAAFRGIQARLTVLETELAALAPVLCDALYVSSGTHSAEFHRDVVLPLRRAVFNGREPAIDRLGDLPHRVPELAAWLGARAEHKAACEQLAELTAEALTADRENLTELCADPALRKAIALTSEDLLRAVLRTSTAPDKRGRKAEPTVLRYALRASTKTSPLSWFTLVGWGRLDDHGASDGWPSDAHLAIVTTSNRALVETFLDAVLTEERSRALPHHLTSEPRIEDGQARFLRTRLQLAGGRFLTSAEDEVTVAHSGPLGLVVTLARKGIPLDDLIAELTNRLGKPADRYVGQLVKAGLLVPSAPIDPQSTDAVRDLADWLRPDPLAAQLDGIADATAAFGTTEPEQRQRALNALGARWTALFEAIGRPGPAAPVLTEDVVIREPLPLGGFLSPDDHTALGEIAAVAEHFDLGHTLRAALRERFVARYGDGGVCRRPWEFASEVRDTWKTLAVVEPGPTSDHPLDEVTLPEALVREAVETSPHRPMSYSFFVQNDPDTGLLCVNHLHGGWGRFTSRFLPSLDPAAAEAVSRQIRGHLARPVQIRPVGGFNANLHPRLVADELGNDPRWSSLTESDLELFDDGTELRLRLKSTGEPLDVLYPGFLAPVMLPDRLAPFLNDFPTGLATFRKLIPHHTTEIPGGVLTRTPRLRHGNVVLRRRRWLLEAGTVAKLSADLAAEEVPFRAVAKWRALLGLPEQVFLHPAAPADGERSAAGLLKYLQQPKPHLADLGSALHLRSLRKWLSRHENGAVFEEALPAAGGRAQPRRAVELVVETYRNGSPQWT; from the coding sequence GTGCCCGAACCGACAGCGACGCGGACATCGAGTGCGTGCGGGGCGGTTCTCGCCCCGTACGCGCTCGTCCGTGGTGCCGCGGCCGCTTATCCCGGCGAGCGCGCGGCGAGCGCTGCATTCCGAGGGATACAGGCCAGGCTGACCGTGCTCGAAACCGAGCTGGCGGCACTCGCTCCGGTGCTGTGCGACGCTTTGTACGTCAGTTCCGGAACCCATTCGGCGGAATTCCATCGCGACGTCGTACTGCCATTGCGGCGCGCGGTGTTCAATGGCCGCGAACCGGCGATCGACCGGCTCGGCGACCTGCCACACCGCGTTCCCGAGCTGGCGGCTTGGCTGGGCGCGCGTGCCGAACACAAGGCCGCCTGCGAGCAGCTCGCCGAACTCACGGCCGAGGCGCTCACGGCCGACCGGGAAAACCTCACCGAGCTGTGCGCCGACCCGGCGTTGCGCAAGGCCATCGCGCTGACCAGCGAAGACCTCCTGCGCGCCGTCCTGCGGACGAGCACGGCCCCGGACAAGCGCGGCCGCAAGGCCGAGCCGACCGTGCTGCGCTACGCCTTGCGCGCCAGCACCAAGACCAGTCCCCTGTCGTGGTTCACCCTCGTCGGCTGGGGCAGGCTGGACGACCACGGCGCGAGCGACGGCTGGCCGTCCGACGCGCACCTGGCGATCGTCACCACCTCCAACCGCGCGCTCGTCGAAACCTTCCTCGACGCCGTGCTCACCGAAGAACGCAGCCGTGCGCTGCCGCACCACCTCACCAGCGAACCGCGCATCGAAGACGGCCAAGCCAGGTTCCTGCGCACCCGGCTGCAGCTCGCGGGCGGGCGCTTCCTCACGTCGGCGGAGGACGAGGTCACGGTCGCCCACAGTGGACCGCTCGGCCTGGTCGTCACGTTGGCACGCAAGGGAATACCGCTCGACGACCTCATCGCCGAACTCACCAACCGGCTTGGCAAACCGGCGGACAGGTACGTCGGCCAGCTCGTCAAAGCCGGTCTGCTCGTGCCGTCCGCGCCGATCGACCCGCAGTCCACCGACGCCGTGCGCGACCTCGCGGACTGGCTCCGGCCGGATCCGCTCGCCGCACAGCTCGACGGGATCGCCGACGCGACAGCGGCTTTCGGCACCACCGAGCCCGAACAGCGGCAGCGGGCACTCAACGCGCTCGGCGCCCGCTGGACCGCGTTATTCGAAGCCATCGGGCGGCCAGGACCGGCCGCGCCCGTGCTCACCGAAGACGTGGTGATCCGCGAACCGTTGCCACTGGGCGGTTTTCTCTCCCCCGACGACCACACGGCGCTCGGCGAGATCGCCGCGGTCGCCGAGCACTTCGACCTCGGCCACACCCTGCGTGCCGCGCTGCGCGAGCGGTTCGTCGCCCGCTACGGCGACGGCGGCGTCTGCCGTCGTCCGTGGGAGTTCGCCTCCGAAGTCCGTGACACGTGGAAAACCCTCGCCGTCGTCGAGCCGGGACCGACCAGCGACCACCCGCTCGACGAGGTGACGCTGCCCGAGGCGCTGGTCCGCGAGGCAGTCGAAACGTCGCCGCATCGCCCGATGTCGTACTCGTTCTTCGTCCAGAACGACCCCGACACCGGACTGCTGTGCGTCAACCACCTGCACGGCGGCTGGGGCCGGTTCACCAGCCGTTTCCTGCCGTCGCTCGACCCGGCCGCGGCCGAGGCCGTGTCCCGGCAGATCCGCGGGCACCTCGCCAGGCCGGTGCAGATCCGCCCGGTCGGCGGGTTCAACGCCAACCTGCATCCCAGGCTGGTCGCGGACGAGCTCGGCAACGACCCGCGCTGGTCGTCGCTCACCGAGTCCGACCTCGAACTCTTCGACGACGGCACGGAGCTGCGGCTCCGGCTGAAGTCGACCGGCGAGCCGCTGGACGTGCTCTATCCCGGCTTCCTCGCGCCGGTCATGCTGCCGGACCGGCTGGCCCCGTTCCTCAACGACTTCCCGACCGGGCTGGCGACGTTCCGCAAGCTCATTCCCCATCACACCACCGAAATCCCCGGCGGTGTGCTGACCAGGACGCCCCGCCTGCGCCACGGGAACGTGGTGCTGCGACGGCGCCGCTGGCTGCTCGAAGCGGGCACGGTCGCCAAGCTGAGCGCCGACCTGGCCGCCGAAGAGGTGCCATTCCGCGCGGTCGCGAAGTGGCGTGCGCTGCTCGGCCTGCCCGAGCAGGTCTTCCTCCACCCGGCCGCGCCCGCCGACGGCGAACGCTCGGCCGCCGGGCTGCTGAAGTACCTGCAGCAGCCGAAACCGCACCTGGCCGACCTCGGGTCCGCGCTGCACCTGCGCAGCCTGCGCAAGTGGCTGTCCAGGCACGAGAACGGTGCCGTGTTCGAAGAGGCATTGCCGGCGGCGGGCGGGCGGGCCCAGCCGCGCCGCGCGGTCGAGCTGGTCGTGGAGACCTACCGGAACGGAAGTCCACAGTGGACGTGA
- a CDS encoding thiazolylpeptide-type bacteriocin, which yields MSDFELDSLDLGELTVTSLRDTVALPETGASWGSCSCQGSSSCSQQPVQQ from the coding sequence ATGTCTGATTTCGAACTCGACTCGCTCGACCTGGGTGAGCTGACCGTCACCTCGCTGCGTGACACGGTCGCGCTGCCCGAGACCGGCGCGTCCTGGGGCTCCTGCTCCTGCCAGGGTTCTTCCTCCTGCAGCCAGCAGCCCGTCCAGCAGTAG